In a single window of the Nodularia spumigena CCY9414 genome:
- the ilvB gene encoding biosynthetic-type acetolactate synthase large subunit: MTVRLPSLTNPPQTENHNQSGVTQSPVVAPKRETGGFALLDSLVRHEVEYIFGYPGGAILPIYDDLYKVESTGAIKHILVRHEQGAAHAADGYARATGKVGVCFGTSGPGATNLVTGIATAYMDSIPMIVVTGQVPRASIGTDAFQETDIYGITLPIVKHSYVVRDPKDMARIVAEAFHIASTGRPGPVLIDVPKDVALEECDYVPVARGTVKLPGYRPTVKGNPRQINAAIKLIRNSHRPLLYVGGGAIASNAHAEIKELAELFNIPVTTTLMGIGAFDEHHPLSVGMLGMHGTAYANFAVTDCDLLICVGARFDDRVTGKLDEFASHAKVIHIDIDPAEVGKNRVPEVPIVGDVRQVLVDLLRRCQETGIKNIPHKNQEWLHLINRWRQDYPLEVPQHPDSISPQEVIVEVGRQAPHAFYTTDVGQHQMWAAQFLKNGPRRWISSAGLGTMGFGVPAAMGAKVAFPDEEVICISGDASFQMCLQELGTLAQYGINVKTVILNNGWQGMVRQWQQAFYGERYSCSNMEVGMPDIEHLTKAYGIKGMVVQTREELQGAIAEMLAHNGPVVMDVRVTKDENCYPMVAPGKSNAQMIGLPIQQPKVVVEPVSCNHCGTTNPPTHNFCSECGTKL, translated from the coding sequence GTGACCGTGCGCTTGCCATCCTTAACTAATCCCCCACAAACAGAAAATCACAATCAGTCTGGTGTGACTCAATCGCCAGTCGTCGCGCCCAAGCGTGAAACTGGTGGTTTTGCTCTGCTTGACAGTCTCGTCCGCCATGAAGTTGAATACATTTTTGGTTATCCTGGTGGGGCAATCCTACCAATTTACGATGACCTCTACAAAGTAGAATCAACTGGTGCTATTAAACACATTTTAGTCCGGCACGAACAAGGCGCAGCTCACGCCGCCGATGGCTATGCCCGTGCTACTGGCAAAGTCGGAGTATGCTTTGGTACTTCTGGCCCTGGGGCAACGAATTTAGTCACAGGCATCGCTACAGCCTACATGGACTCTATTCCCATGATTGTGGTGACAGGACAAGTGCCACGGGCATCGATTGGTACGGATGCCTTTCAAGAAACGGATATCTACGGAATTACCCTACCAATAGTCAAACACTCCTATGTCGTGCGCGACCCTAAAGACATGGCGCGCATTGTGGCTGAAGCTTTCCACATCGCTAGCACTGGACGACCAGGGCCAGTTTTGATTGATGTGCCTAAAGATGTGGCGTTGGAAGAATGCGACTATGTACCCGTTGCACGGGGAACTGTAAAATTACCGGGATATCGTCCCACTGTTAAGGGAAATCCTCGGCAAATCAACGCGGCAATTAAGTTAATTCGTAACAGTCACCGTCCTTTATTATATGTCGGTGGTGGGGCGATCGCATCTAACGCCCATGCAGAAATTAAAGAACTAGCTGAGTTATTTAATATCCCCGTCACCACAACCTTAATGGGTATCGGTGCATTTGATGAACATCACCCCCTGTCTGTGGGAATGTTGGGGATGCACGGTACAGCTTACGCTAACTTTGCAGTGACAGATTGCGATTTATTAATCTGCGTCGGCGCGAGATTTGACGATCGCGTAACTGGTAAATTAGATGAATTCGCTTCCCATGCCAAAGTAATTCACATCGACATCGACCCCGCAGAAGTCGGTAAAAACCGAGTTCCTGAAGTACCAATTGTGGGTGATGTGCGTCAGGTTTTGGTTGACTTATTGCGTCGCTGTCAGGAAACAGGGATTAAGAACATACCCCACAAAAATCAAGAGTGGTTGCATTTAATTAACCGTTGGCGACAAGACTACCCCCTAGAAGTGCCTCAGCATCCCGATAGCATTTCACCCCAAGAGGTAATTGTGGAAGTTGGTCGCCAAGCCCCCCACGCATTTTATACTACAGACGTGGGTCAACATCAAATGTGGGCAGCACAATTCCTAAAAAATGGCCCCAGACGCTGGATTTCTAGCGCTGGTTTAGGAACAATGGGTTTTGGTGTCCCGGCGGCTATGGGTGCAAAAGTAGCATTCCCTGATGAAGAAGTTATCTGTATCAGTGGTGATGCTAGTTTCCAGATGTGTTTGCAAGAATTGGGAACCCTAGCACAGTATGGCATTAATGTCAAGACTGTAATTTTGAATAATGGTTGGCAGGGAATGGTGCGCCAATGGCAACAAGCCTTCTATGGTGAGCGTTACTCATGCTCAAACATGGAAGTAGGGATGCCAGACATTGAGCATTTGACAAAAGCCTACGGTATTAAGGGCATGGTAGTTCAGACTCGTGAGGAATTACAAGGTGCGATCGCCGAAATGCTAGCACATAATGGCCCCGTTGTCATGGATGTCCGAGTCACCAAAGACGAAAACTGTTACCCAATGGTAGCCCCAGGTAAAAGCAATGCTCAAATGATTGGTTTACCTATACAGCAACCAAAAGTTGTAGTCGAACCTGTTTCTTGTAACCATTGCGGGACAACAAACCCTCCTACACACAACTTTTGCTCTGAGTGTGGCACTAAATTATAG
- the pap gene encoding polyphosphate:AMP phosphotransferase encodes MRVIFEISRYTPGCQVEYTNVIIQQYRDNKVPMLDTLDLTLSLDKATYKSEIDRLMYQLRELQNACWDKKLPVIVVLEGWAASGKGGLVKQMVSYMDPRGFQVHPIWPPSEEERKYPFLWRFWQKLPAQGHISFFYHSWYTHVLEERLFERVGTEQVPTVLKIMGQINSFERQMVDDGAAIAKFWLHLSRKELKSRLKDYAKDELTAWRVRKADWKQAKHYDRYASFAEEMLVQTSTGVAPWTLVEADSERWAQVKVLTHLATTLTAALDRLKIQLPAPALPAQTELETTESDLLAQTDLSLSLSENDYDEQLADAQVELRKLQLSIHKHQIPVLVMFEGWDAAGKGGAIKRLTDILDPRSYFVYPFAAPTDEEKVHHYLWRFWRRLPTAGIIGIFDRSWYGRVLVERVEGFATAIEWRRAYREINEFEAQLTSAGYVLVKFWLHISPEEQLQRFIDRQNDPFKQYKLTDDDWRNREKWNHYDVAVNQAIQRTTTPTAPWTIVAANDKYYARVKVIETVVEAIEAELKRRKHSNS; translated from the coding sequence ATGAGAGTCATCTTTGAAATCTCCCGCTACACGCCAGGATGTCAAGTTGAGTACACAAATGTCATAATCCAGCAATATAGAGATAACAAAGTTCCTATGCTGGATACACTAGATTTAACCCTTTCCTTAGATAAAGCCACCTATAAATCAGAAATTGACAGGCTGATGTATCAACTGCGGGAACTGCAAAATGCCTGTTGGGATAAAAAATTGCCTGTAATTGTGGTCTTGGAAGGATGGGCTGCTTCTGGTAAGGGTGGGCTAGTCAAGCAAATGGTTTCTTACATGGACCCTCGTGGATTTCAGGTACATCCTATCTGGCCACCGAGTGAAGAAGAACGCAAATACCCCTTCCTCTGGAGATTTTGGCAAAAATTACCTGCCCAAGGTCATATCAGCTTTTTCTATCACAGTTGGTATACTCATGTTTTAGAAGAACGTTTATTTGAGCGCGTCGGTACTGAACAAGTTCCCACAGTCCTGAAAATCATGGGGCAAATTAACTCCTTTGAGCGCCAAATGGTGGATGATGGAGCTGCGATCGCTAAATTTTGGTTGCATCTAAGTCGTAAAGAATTGAAAAGTCGCTTAAAAGACTACGCCAAAGATGAATTAACCGCTTGGCGAGTGCGAAAAGCAGACTGGAAGCAAGCAAAACACTATGACCGCTACGCCAGCTTTGCAGAAGAGATGCTAGTGCAAACCAGTACCGGCGTTGCTCCTTGGACTTTAGTTGAGGCTGACTCGGAACGGTGGGCGCAAGTGAAGGTACTCACCCACCTGGCTACCACTTTAACTGCGGCTTTAGATAGACTGAAAATTCAGCTTCCCGCTCCCGCTTTACCTGCACAGACGGAATTAGAAACCACGGAGTCTGACTTACTGGCGCAAACTGATTTGAGCTTAAGTCTTTCAGAAAACGACTACGATGAGCAATTAGCTGACGCACAGGTAGAACTACGCAAATTGCAATTAAGCATCCATAAGCATCAAATTCCTGTACTGGTGATGTTTGAAGGCTGGGATGCAGCCGGTAAAGGCGGGGCTATTAAGCGGCTGACCGATATTCTCGATCCTCGCAGTTACTTTGTTTATCCCTTTGCTGCTCCCACAGATGAAGAAAAAGTTCATCATTACCTCTGGCGATTTTGGCGACGATTACCCACGGCTGGGATAATTGGGATTTTTGACCGTTCCTGGTACGGAAGGGTGTTAGTGGAGCGTGTGGAAGGCTTTGCTACGGCAATCGAATGGCGCAGAGCCTACCGGGAAATTAATGAATTTGAGGCTCAATTAACCAGTGCAGGCTATGTTTTAGTGAAATTCTGGCTACACATTAGCCCAGAGGAACAACTTCAGCGTTTTATAGACCGCCAAAATGACCCCTTTAAACAGTATAAGCTCACCGATGATGACTGGCGCAATCGGGAAAAGTGGAATCATTACGATGTCGCCGTCAATCAGGCTATTCAGCGCACCACTACCCCCACGGCTCCCTGGACAATTGTTGCTGCTAATGACAAATACTATGCGAGAGTTAAGGTAATTGAAACTGTTGTGGAAGCCATTGAGGCGGAATTAAAACGCCGTAAGCATAGTAATAGCTAA